In one window of Desulfonatronospira thiodismutans ASO3-1 DNA:
- a CDS encoding DUF342 domain-containing protein, with the protein MTDNRDGSAGSSGLELVVSEDRMSVKVKNYSPPPGTQSNLSLEDIYAELARLDVLLKPDEGLLNNILLRSWSGSPIKDMTIMTGIMPRKKGASFFEPRGNLSLPVFKGTLIGVYARAEQDQSGKNVFGRPVPPHKLDQEYYQEMVLGSGCKLDSKSGGVLAKGYGLVQMDPGKIDVKPLFRIVGEKSRIVSIIFPRDYYELEIQIEQLLKALTDMKVAESMVEQNAIETALENAHKTQSPQIAVVARGTPAKYGRNGYFELASSLQQEEVDDSDVTRRVDYRERSVYRSVAEGTVLGRIHQATPGRDGQDVFGNVIPGRDGKECPLGPGENVRLDPSTGELVAESAGLVLFQEKQVSVLDFLQVNGDVALSTGNIKLNKGSLEVMGTVRDTFSVRCPEHLIVHKNIEDAQVLAGGNIEVQGGVVMKGSGYIKVKGSLRCKFAENANIMAVGQVSFANNLTNCTVVCKDRVVSQGKGKVMGGKITAEKGMEVRELGSSYGVRTEVNIGLVPEELQSLLDQKKELKKHKDEINKKISSFDLKKSTPEQKKVIKEIMNVYSTIQERLLETERQLEEKREEFKKSTSLVLKVTDTVYPGTVITISGKTVQVQKEQKACKFYYDPVEDRVAWS; encoded by the coding sequence CAAAGTCAAAAACTATTCCCCACCTCCGGGAACCCAGTCAAATCTAAGCCTGGAGGACATCTATGCCGAACTGGCAAGACTCGACGTCCTGCTCAAACCCGATGAAGGCCTGCTGAACAATATACTGCTCAGGTCATGGTCCGGCTCGCCCATAAAAGACATGACCATCATGACCGGCATCATGCCCCGCAAAAAAGGGGCCAGCTTTTTCGAGCCCAGGGGCAATCTCTCACTGCCGGTGTTCAAGGGCACCCTGATAGGGGTCTATGCCAGGGCTGAACAGGACCAGTCGGGAAAAAACGTCTTTGGACGCCCTGTTCCTCCCCATAAGCTGGATCAGGAGTATTACCAGGAAATGGTTCTGGGTTCTGGCTGCAAGCTGGACTCCAAGTCCGGCGGAGTTCTGGCCAAGGGTTACGGCCTGGTGCAGATGGATCCCGGAAAAATAGATGTAAAGCCCCTTTTTCGCATTGTCGGCGAGAAAAGCCGGATAGTCAGCATTATCTTCCCCAGGGACTATTATGAGCTGGAAATCCAGATTGAGCAGCTCCTCAAAGCCCTGACTGACATGAAAGTTGCGGAAAGCATGGTGGAACAAAACGCCATTGAGACAGCCCTGGAAAACGCTCACAAAACCCAGTCCCCCCAGATAGCCGTGGTTGCCAGGGGAACTCCGGCAAAGTACGGCCGCAACGGTTACTTTGAGCTGGCCTCTTCACTGCAGCAGGAAGAAGTTGACGATTCCGACGTCACCCGCAGGGTTGATTACCGGGAGCGAAGCGTCTACCGCTCTGTTGCAGAAGGAACCGTCCTGGGCAGGATCCACCAGGCAACCCCGGGGCGCGATGGACAGGACGTGTTCGGCAACGTGATACCCGGCAGAGACGGCAAGGAATGCCCTCTGGGGCCGGGAGAAAATGTCCGCCTGGACCCCTCCACCGGAGAACTCGTGGCCGAATCGGCAGGCCTGGTCCTTTTTCAGGAAAAGCAGGTCTCTGTTCTGGACTTTTTGCAGGTCAACGGTGATGTGGCTCTGTCCACCGGCAACATCAAGCTGAACAAGGGCTCTCTGGAAGTCATGGGCACCGTCAGGGACACCTTCTCTGTGCGCTGTCCGGAACACCTGATTGTGCATAAAAACATTGAGGACGCCCAGGTCCTTGCCGGGGGCAACATCGAGGTCCAGGGCGGAGTGGTCATGAAAGGCTCCGGATACATCAAGGTCAAGGGCAGCCTTCGCTGCAAGTTTGCCGAAAACGCCAATATCATGGCCGTGGGCCAGGTCTCCTTTGCCAACAACCTTACCAACTGTACAGTTGTCTGCAAGGACAGGGTGGTTTCCCAGGGAAAAGGCAAGGTCATGGGCGGTAAGATCACTGCTGAAAAGGGCATGGAGGTCCGGGAACTGGGTTCCAGCTACGGTGTCAGGACAGAGGTGAACATAGGCCTGGTTCCGGAAGAGCTGCAGAGCCTTCTTGACCAGAAAAAAGAGCTGAAAAAACACAAGGACGAGATAAACAAAAAAATCTCTTCCTTTGACCTGAAAAAGTCCACCCCGGAACAGAAAAAAGTCATCAAGGAAATCATGAACGTCTATTCCACCATCCAGGAAAGGCTTCTGGAAACAGAAAGGCAGCTGGAGGAAAAAAGGGAGGAATTCAAAAAAAGCACCAGCCTGGTGCTCAAGGTCACGGACACAGTTTACCCGGGCACGGTTATCACCATATCCGGCAAGACAGTGCAGGTACAAAAAGAGCAAAAGGCCTGCAAATTCTATTACGACCCTGTTGAAGACCGGGTCGCCTGGAGTTGA
- a CDS encoding flagellar protein FlaG, translated as MKITNFDINPLAAPTLKTGGAQPKSAEETKTIVHPQTSAQDLDEDKILGAANSIKEYMSSMGVKLNFQFQGEGESIQVEVLDPTSDKIIRKIPSDEILSLAESIEDMLGVLVNKEA; from the coding sequence ATGAAGATAACCAATTTTGACATAAATCCCCTGGCAGCCCCAACTCTCAAGACCGGAGGGGCCCAACCCAAAAGCGCCGAAGAAACAAAAACCATTGTTCACCCTCAGACTTCGGCCCAGGATCTGGACGAGGACAAGATCCTGGGAGCAGCCAACTCCATCAAGGAATACATGAGTTCCATGGGGGTCAAGCTGAATTTCCAGTTTCAGGGTGAAGGCGAGAGCATCCAGGTGGAGGTGCTGGATCCGACAAGCGACAAAATCATCCGCAAGATACCTTCTGATGAGATCCTGAGCCTGGCCGAATCCATAGAGGATATGCTCGGAGTACTGGTAAACAAGGAGGCTTAA
- a CDS encoding DMT family transporter has translation MRGFTLSAVQRHPVMETWYVYSLSALVLMGLQRFLYKVAASKNCSTFRTTFVFMATVGVLAGAVTLIRRPEIADPGFLVFISLANSLTFASATLCHIQALKYVPVAVAYPLIRMNIVLVVLFAVFFLQESLALQQVLGLLFSLATVWILGRDKNSDFQVSGRARGLLLVFLAMLAGGLSAITCKFAADYTDIWAFMALSYIFSTLFTLALAPRMFAASQDPGPGRLALGIGLLMGLLNLAGFYLFLRALALGPLSVVAVVNGMNFLVPVLLAAIFFRERLDAYRFLGLALAVAALWLLRA, from the coding sequence ATGAGAGGTTTTACCCTTTCTGCAGTGCAAAGGCATCCTGTTATGGAAACCTGGTATGTTTATTCCCTTTCAGCGCTTGTGCTCATGGGCCTTCAGCGCTTCCTGTATAAAGTGGCGGCTTCTAAAAACTGCAGCACTTTCAGGACCACCTTTGTCTTTATGGCCACTGTGGGTGTGCTGGCGGGTGCTGTCACCCTGATTCGGCGTCCGGAGATAGCTGACCCGGGATTTCTGGTTTTCATATCCCTGGCCAACAGCCTGACCTTTGCAAGCGCCACACTTTGCCACATCCAGGCCCTGAAGTATGTGCCAGTGGCAGTGGCCTATCCTCTGATCCGCATGAACATCGTCCTGGTTGTCCTTTTTGCGGTTTTTTTCCTGCAGGAGAGCCTGGCTCTGCAGCAGGTGCTTGGCCTTTTATTCTCCCTGGCCACTGTATGGATTCTGGGAAGGGACAAAAATTCAGACTTTCAGGTTTCAGGCAGGGCCAGGGGTCTCTTGCTGGTCTTTCTGGCCATGCTGGCCGGAGGTCTGTCCGCCATTACCTGCAAGTTTGCAGCTGATTATACCGATATATGGGCTTTTATGGCCCTGTCCTACATATTTTCCACCCTGTTCACCTTGGCCCTGGCACCAAGGATGTTCGCCGCTTCCCAGGATCCCGGTCCGGGAAGGCTGGCCCTGGGTATCGGGCTGTTGATGGGTCTTCTCAACCTGGCCGGCTTCTATCTTTTCCTGCGTGCCCTGGCTCTTGGTCCTTTATCCGTTGTGGCTGTAGTCAACGGCATGAACTTTCTTGTTCCGGTGCTGCTGGCGGCGATATTTTTCAGGGAGCGCCTGGATGCTTACCGCTTCCTGGGCCTGGCCCTGGCCGTTGCAGCTCTGTGGCTTTTGAGGGCCTGA
- the amrS gene encoding AmmeMemoRadiSam system radical SAM enzyme, producing MKNTQSKLKISRNKFIKSAMGACSLCAAGIAVASSKVMAQTAPPEAEQPQTARMGFTSPREAAWFSSVEDSKIECALCPNGCRLKPGERSLCRVRENRDGKGYTLAHSNPALIQEDPVERKPFFHVLPGTRALSISTAGCNLSCKFCEVWDMALVDPEEVHAYDMPPEAVVKHAMDAGLKSLSYAFGEPVIFYEYMKKTAEKAREQGLLNLMHTAAYINSEPLQEICNSVDAVNVDLKSFDQEFYREVVGGELQPVLDSLKTIREKGLHLEITTIVIPTLNDDMEMINEMCRWIKNELGPDVPLHLARFYPLYQLSGLPRTPVSTLDQARETAMQAGLNHVYVSRVTGHEGENTFCPGCGEKIINRVGFVIDSMDIQEGKCSHCSREISGIWA from the coding sequence ATGAAAAATACACAAAGCAAGTTAAAAATCAGCCGTAATAAATTCATCAAAAGCGCCATGGGGGCATGTTCGCTCTGCGCTGCTGGCATTGCCGTGGCTTCTTCCAAAGTCATGGCCCAGACAGCCCCACCCGAGGCTGAGCAGCCCCAGACAGCCCGGATGGGCTTTACCAGCCCCAGGGAGGCTGCCTGGTTCAGCAGTGTGGAAGACTCCAAAATAGAGTGCGCACTTTGCCCCAATGGATGCCGGCTCAAACCCGGGGAAAGATCTCTTTGCCGGGTAAGAGAGAACCGCGATGGCAAGGGCTATACCCTGGCCCACTCCAACCCGGCCCTTATCCAGGAGGACCCTGTGGAGCGCAAACCATTTTTTCACGTCCTGCCCGGGACCAGGGCCCTGTCCATCTCCACCGCCGGGTGCAACCTCTCCTGCAAGTTCTGCGAGGTCTGGGACATGGCCCTGGTGGATCCCGAAGAGGTACACGCCTACGACATGCCCCCTGAAGCAGTGGTAAAACATGCCATGGACGCTGGCCTTAAGTCACTGAGCTACGCCTTTGGAGAGCCGGTAATATTTTATGAATACATGAAAAAAACAGCTGAAAAAGCACGGGAGCAGGGGCTTTTAAACCTGATGCACACGGCGGCCTACATCAATTCTGAACCCCTGCAGGAGATCTGCAACTCCGTGGATGCAGTCAACGTGGACCTGAAAAGCTTTGATCAAGAGTTTTACAGGGAGGTTGTCGGGGGAGAACTGCAGCCGGTCTTAGATTCCCTTAAAACCATCCGGGAAAAAGGCCTGCACTTAGAAATAACCACCATAGTTATCCCCACCCTGAACGACGACATGGAGATGATAAATGAAATGTGCAGATGGATAAAAAATGAACTGGGTCCAGACGTACCCCTGCACCTGGCCCGGTTTTACCCCCTGTACCAGCTATCGGGGCTGCCCAGGACCCCGGTGTCCACCCTGGACCAGGCCCGGGAAACAGCAATGCAGGCCGGGCTGAACCATGTCTACGTTTCCCGGGTGACCGGCCACGAGGGAGAAAACACTTTCTGCCCCGGATGTGGCGAAAAGATAATCAACCGGGTGGGCTTCGTCATCGACAGCATGGACATACAGGAAGGCAAATGCAGCCATTGCAGCCGGGAGATTTCCGGCATCTGGGCTTAA
- a CDS encoding radical SAM protein, which translates to MITRRNFVKGVFATAGTFFFAGCSEAGNPGVGNSEWTPAYARLEEEGRLKDRVDEAYARLEKCTLCPHKCGVNRLDGEEGFCRAPGRAVVHSRSPHFGEELPLVGDNGSGTIFFSNCNLRCVFCQNWPIAHEGRGREVEDEELAEMMLDLQRRGCHNINLVTPTHVMPNILSATRIAMKNGLNLPLCYNTGGYELVENIELLDGIVDIYLPDLKFMGSDESAKYVLEGRGDYPEMAQDSIIEMNRQVGVLEKDERGVARRGVMVRHLVMPNRVAGTREFVDWVAENLPRDTYVNIMSQYRVEHMAFEYDKIARSINSREFVEAMDWAKEAGLTNLDERSMSQYRLHRRRMS; encoded by the coding sequence ATGATTACCCGCAGAAATTTTGTCAAAGGCGTGTTTGCAACTGCAGGCACATTCTTTTTTGCCGGGTGCTCCGAGGCTGGAAACCCCGGGGTGGGCAACAGCGAATGGACTCCAGCTTATGCCCGGCTGGAAGAAGAGGGCAGGCTCAAGGACAGGGTGGATGAGGCCTATGCCCGACTGGAGAAGTGTACCCTTTGCCCCCACAAGTGTGGTGTGAACCGGCTTGACGGCGAAGAAGGCTTTTGCCGGGCCCCGGGCCGGGCCGTGGTGCACAGCAGGTCACCGCATTTCGGGGAAGAGCTGCCCCTGGTGGGGGATAACGGATCCGGGACAATCTTTTTCTCCAACTGCAACCTGCGCTGCGTGTTCTGCCAGAACTGGCCCATAGCCCATGAAGGGCGGGGCAGGGAAGTGGAGGATGAAGAGCTGGCGGAAATGATGCTGGATCTGCAGCGGCGCGGTTGCCACAACATAAACCTTGTTACTCCCACCCATGTCATGCCCAATATTCTAAGCGCCACAAGAATAGCCATGAAAAATGGCCTGAATCTTCCGCTGTGCTACAATACCGGGGGCTATGAACTCGTGGAGAATATCGAGCTTCTGGACGGAATAGTGGATATCTATCTGCCGGATCTCAAATTCATGGGCAGTGATGAGTCTGCAAAGTACGTTCTCGAAGGACGCGGGGACTATCCGGAAATGGCTCAGGATTCAATAATTGAGATGAACCGCCAGGTCGGGGTGTTGGAGAAAGACGAAAGGGGTGTTGCCAGAAGAGGCGTCATGGTCCGCCACTTAGTCATGCCCAACCGGGTGGCCGGGACCAGGGAGTTTGTAGACTGGGTGGCAGAGAACCTGCCCAGAGATACTTATGTCAATATCATGTCCCAGTACCGGGTGGAACATATGGCCTTTGAATACGACAAGATTGCCAGATCCATAAACTCACGGGAGTTTGTGGAGGCCATGGACTGGGCCAAAGAAGCAGGCCTGACAAACTTGGACGAAAGGTCCATGTCCCAGTACAGGCTGCACAGGCGCAGGATGTCCTGA
- a CDS encoding efflux RND transporter periplasmic adaptor subunit — translation MKKFVTLAIILSFLGLMGYKVYQDILFPEPASNGPGQRAQAVSVEPVRTETLLHRAEITGTLVAETSFQVAPRVSGRLEKLHVDIGDRVARGDIIAELDSEEFAQEVHMATAELELARAALVESSSELEVARKDLDRSQRLFERGNLSQSELDQAQSVFDVRQSRHDVAQAQVRQRQAALEAARVRLEYTTIRARWSGDDPTRRAARRFVDEGDMLQANEPIVTIICTRNLKAVINVIERDYPFISTGQSAVIKPDAFSDLQLEGTIIRLAPLLEDATRQARAEVLVPNPDGRLAPGMFVRVQIELGQRPQATAVPSAALARRNGSHGVFVAHRDTMQAHFVPVRTGLQDGRLVEIIEPELEGYVVTSGRHLLVDGADIVVPEGFEE, via the coding sequence ATGAAAAAATTTGTGACTCTGGCCATTATCCTCTCATTTCTGGGACTGATGGGATACAAGGTCTACCAGGACATCCTTTTTCCTGAACCCGCCTCCAATGGCCCGGGCCAGAGAGCTCAGGCCGTAAGCGTCGAGCCGGTACGCACCGAGACTTTGCTCCACCGTGCAGAGATTACCGGCACCCTGGTGGCTGAAACATCATTTCAGGTCGCCCCCAGGGTGTCCGGCAGACTTGAAAAACTGCACGTGGATATCGGAGACCGGGTGGCCAGAGGGGACATCATAGCAGAGCTGGACAGCGAAGAATTCGCCCAGGAGGTCCATATGGCCACGGCTGAACTGGAGCTCGCCCGGGCTGCACTGGTGGAAAGCTCCAGTGAGCTGGAGGTGGCCCGAAAAGACCTGGACCGTTCCCAAAGGCTTTTTGAAAGGGGCAATCTCTCCCAGTCCGAGCTGGACCAGGCCCAGTCTGTATTTGATGTCCGCCAGTCCAGACATGATGTGGCCCAGGCTCAGGTCAGGCAGAGACAGGCCGCCTTAGAGGCTGCCAGGGTCAGGCTGGAATATACCACCATCCGGGCCAGATGGTCCGGGGATGACCCCACCCGCCGGGCGGCCCGCCGCTTTGTGGACGAAGGCGACATGCTGCAGGCCAACGAGCCCATAGTCACCATCATTTGCACCAGAAATCTCAAGGCGGTCATAAATGTAATCGAACGGGACTATCCCTTCATATCCACCGGCCAGAGTGCTGTAATCAAGCCGGACGCCTTTTCAGACCTGCAGCTTGAGGGAACCATCATCCGCCTGGCCCCTCTGCTGGAGGATGCCACCCGTCAGGCCAGGGCGGAGGTGCTTGTGCCCAACCCGGACGGTCGTCTGGCCCCGGGAATGTTTGTCCGGGTGCAGATTGAACTGGGTCAAAGGCCGCAGGCCACAGCTGTCCCCTCGGCGGCCCTGGCCCGCCGCAACGGCTCCCATGGGGTTTTTGTGGCCCACAGGGACACCATGCAGGCACATTTCGTCCCGGTGCGCACAGGGCTTCAGGACGGCCGGCTGGTGGAAATAATTGAGCCTGAGCTGGAGGGCTACGTGGTCACCTCGGGCAGGCACCTGCTGGTGGACGGGGCTGACATTGTCGTACCTGAAGGATTTGAAGAGTGA
- a CDS encoding efflux RND transporter permease subunit: MNKLSSFAVSRPVLVTMASLIVLLLGLVSLSRVAIDLMPDITYPTISVRTNYEHAGPQEVENLITRPLERAFSAVPGVDEIYSRSVEGLSDIRVSFAWGTDLDAAANDLRDRLDRVAPNLPTDADRPFLRKFDLASFPILILGASSRLDPIEARRLIEDEVRHRVERVPGVAALEIRGGLEREIHVDLLPGKIQALDLSLEEINRRIREANLNFPAGVREEDQHETTVRILGEFTDLQELSGTVIAQRDGSTIRLGDIADVQDSWERITRLVRVNGEPGIRLTINKQSGANTVEVAGQVLQEVERINREFPQLGISPIIDTSSYIQRSITNVAGTLLYGSFFAVLVLLFFLRSLRGTAIVAAAIPISIVATFIIIYFGGFTINLMTLGGLALGAGLLVDNSIVVLENIHRKREGGSPPPQASVSGAGEVAAAITASTLTTMAVFLPIIFIRGMAGVMFTQLAYVVGFSLLCSLAVALLLVPMLYSRCLGPMSCAGGKTGTVGGINAVSKRFFGSLESSYQSLLDTCLRHRALTILTALLLLISSMALVPYIGTEMMPETDEGEVRINIEMDVGSRLEVLDRAALQVEEIVKRQVPEAENVISFLGGVGWRFSGSHLGEVRISLVEESKRDRSSQEIANDLRRELNRIPGAQIRTRAGGGLFILRLGASDGDRVEVEIRGHDLDTSAALSQRVQELVEAVPGISDASISRETEAPEEIITVDRARAESMGVSVSQAGEALRTVLSGSTAGYFRDRGEEYSIRVKLKDAEFMPLDEILDTTVAGLGDTGIALRNLVDVRPGTGPMNIERKDQERIVTVSADFADTSLGEVVRDIRSQLELMPIPQGFSIGFGGDYEEQQEAFGELGLGLILALVLVYMVLACLYESLRDPLIVMFAVPMAIIGVCLMLFLTNTTFNIQSYIGCIMLVGILVNNAILLVAQTNLLRRRDGMLMQSAIREAGRRRLRPILMTALTTIFALTPLAIGAGEGGEAQAPMARAIIGGLASSTLVTLVLVPVMYSFIARKDDK; the protein is encoded by the coding sequence ATGAACAAGCTCTCCTCTTTCGCAGTCTCCCGCCCGGTCCTGGTGACCATGGCCTCCTTGATAGTGTTGCTGCTGGGCCTGGTCTCCCTGTCCAGAGTAGCCATAGACCTCATGCCGGACATCACCTACCCCACCATCAGCGTGCGCACTAATTATGAACATGCCGGACCGCAGGAGGTCGAAAACCTAATTACCAGGCCTTTGGAACGGGCCTTCAGCGCCGTACCCGGGGTAGATGAAATATATTCCAGGTCGGTGGAGGGCTTAAGCGATATCCGGGTCAGCTTTGCCTGGGGAACGGACCTGGATGCAGCCGCCAATGACCTGCGCGACCGCCTGGACCGGGTCGCCCCGAACCTGCCCACTGATGCCGACCGGCCCTTTCTGCGCAAATTCGACCTGGCCAGTTTTCCCATACTTATCCTGGGGGCCTCCAGCCGCCTGGACCCCATAGAGGCCCGCCGACTCATCGAGGACGAGGTGCGCCACAGGGTGGAACGTGTCCCCGGGGTGGCCGCCCTGGAAATCCGCGGAGGCCTGGAACGCGAAATCCATGTAGACCTGCTGCCGGGCAAGATCCAGGCCCTGGACCTTTCCTTAGAGGAAATAAACCGGCGTATCCGTGAGGCCAACCTGAACTTCCCGGCAGGAGTGCGCGAAGAGGACCAGCATGAGACCACCGTGCGCATCCTGGGAGAATTCACCGACCTGCAGGAACTCTCAGGAACAGTCATTGCCCAGAGAGACGGGTCCACCATCAGGCTGGGGGACATCGCCGATGTCCAGGACTCCTGGGAGCGCATAACCCGCCTGGTCAGGGTCAATGGAGAACCGGGCATCAGGCTTACCATCAACAAGCAGTCCGGGGCCAATACCGTGGAAGTGGCCGGCCAGGTCCTGCAGGAAGTGGAGCGCATCAACCGTGAGTTCCCCCAGCTGGGCATATCCCCCATTATCGACACTTCCAGCTACATCCAGAGGTCCATCACCAACGTGGCCGGAACCCTGCTCTACGGCAGCTTTTTTGCCGTGCTGGTGCTGCTCTTTTTCCTGCGCAGCCTGCGGGGCACGGCCATCGTGGCCGCAGCCATTCCCATCTCCATCGTGGCCACCTTTATCATTATATATTTCGGAGGGTTCACCATAAACCTCATGACCCTGGGGGGACTGGCCCTGGGGGCGGGACTGCTGGTGGACAACTCCATAGTGGTCCTGGAAAACATCCACCGTAAGCGCGAAGGCGGCTCCCCACCGCCCCAGGCCTCGGTCTCCGGGGCCGGAGAGGTGGCAGCAGCCATCACCGCCAGCACTTTGACCACCATGGCCGTATTTCTGCCCATAATATTTATCCGGGGCATGGCCGGGGTCATGTTTACCCAGCTGGCCTATGTGGTGGGTTTTTCCCTGCTTTGCTCCCTGGCTGTGGCCCTGCTTCTGGTGCCCATGCTCTACTCCAGATGTCTTGGCCCCATGAGCTGCGCCGGGGGCAAAACAGGCACAGTCGGCGGCATAAATGCAGTATCTAAACGCTTTTTCGGCAGCCTTGAATCCAGCTATCAGTCCCTGCTGGACACCTGCCTCAGGCACAGGGCCCTGACCATCCTCACCGCCCTGCTGCTTCTAATCTCCAGCATGGCCTTGGTGCCCTACATCGGAACTGAGATGATGCCTGAGACCGATGAGGGGGAGGTGCGCATAAATATAGAAATGGACGTGGGCTCCAGGCTGGAAGTCCTGGACAGGGCCGCTTTGCAGGTGGAGGAAATCGTCAAGCGCCAGGTCCCTGAGGCCGAAAACGTCATTTCCTTTCTGGGCGGTGTGGGCTGGCGCTTTTCCGGCTCCCACCTGGGGGAAGTCCGCATAAGCTTGGTGGAGGAAAGTAAAAGAGACCGCTCCAGCCAGGAGATTGCAAATGACCTGCGCCGCGAGCTGAACCGGATTCCCGGGGCGCAGATAAGGACCAGGGCCGGCGGCGGGCTGTTTATCCTGCGCCTGGGCGCATCCGATGGCGACCGGGTGGAGGTGGAAATCCGGGGACACGACTTAGATACCTCTGCGGCCCTGTCCCAGAGAGTCCAGGAACTGGTGGAAGCTGTGCCCGGCATAAGCGATGCCAGTATCAGCCGCGAAACCGAGGCCCCGGAAGAAATCATAACCGTTGACCGCGCCCGGGCTGAAAGCATGGGAGTAAGCGTCTCCCAGGCTGGCGAAGCCCTGCGCACCGTGCTTTCAGGTTCCACTGCAGGCTACTTCCGGGACCGGGGAGAGGAGTATTCCATCCGGGTCAAGCTCAAGGACGCGGAATTCATGCCCCTTGATGAAATCTTAGACACCACCGTGGCCGGACTGGGAGACACCGGCATTGCCCTGCGCAACCTGGTGGACGTACGCCCGGGCACCGGACCCATGAATATCGAGAGAAAGGACCAGGAAAGGATTGTTACTGTCTCGGCTGACTTTGCAGACACCAGCCTGGGAGAGGTTGTGCGCGATATTCGAAGCCAGCTGGAGCTCATGCCCATTCCCCAGGGCTTCAGCATCGGTTTCGGCGGGGACTACGAAGAACAGCAGGAGGCCTTTGGAGAACTGGGACTGGGGCTTATCCTGGCCCTGGTGCTGGTGTACATGGTCCTGGCCTGCCTCTACGAGTCCCTGCGCGACCCTTTGATAGTCATGTTCGCCGTGCCCATGGCCATCATCGGCGTCTGCCTGATGCTTTTTCTCACCAACACCACCTTCAATATCCAGTCCTACATAGGGTGCATCATGCTGGTGGGCATCCTGGTGAACAACGCCATCCTGCTGGTGGCCCAGACCAACCTGCTGCGCCGCAGGGACGGCATGCTCATGCAGTCCGCCATCCGGGAGGCCGGACGCAGGAGACTCAGGCCCATTCTCATGACCGCCCTGACCACCATCTTCGCCCTGACCCCCCTGGCCATCGGGGCCGGAGAAGGCGGCGAGGCCCAGGCCCCCATGGCCCGGGCCATCATAGGCGGGCTGGCCAGCTCCACTCTGGTCACCCTGGTCCTGGTCCCGGTAATGTATTCCTTCATCGCCCGTAAAGACGATAAATAA
- a CDS encoding TspO/MBR family protein translates to MYSFIIFLALVLITSSFGAIFRPGPWYNELIKPALTPPGWIFTPVWMTLYLMIAIAGWLVWQKTRSIKHPAIVCWGCQIVLNALWSWLFFGLQSPALALVNIFLLLILILAFIRFSWPISRPASILFMPYALWVAFATYLNLGIVLLN, encoded by the coding sequence ATGTACTCATTTATCATATTCTTAGCCCTGGTACTCATCACCTCTTCATTCGGAGCCATCTTCAGGCCAGGCCCCTGGTATAATGAGCTTATCAAACCTGCGCTTACCCCTCCGGGCTGGATATTCACTCCTGTCTGGATGACCCTGTACCTCATGATAGCCATCGCCGGCTGGCTGGTCTGGCAAAAAACCCGTTCCATCAAACATCCGGCCATTGTCTGCTGGGGGTGCCAGATTGTATTAAACGCCCTGTGGTCCTGGCTCTTCTTCGGGCTGCAAAGCCCTGCCCTGGCCTTAGTGAATATATTCCTGCTCCTGATCCTGATCCTGGCCTTTATCAGGTTCTCCTGGCCGATAAGCAGGCCAGCCTCCATCCTGTTCATGCCTTATGCCCTGTGGGTAGCCTTCGCCACCTACCTCAACCTGGGCATAGTGCTTTTGAATTGA
- a CDS encoding tryptophan-rich sensory protein, which produces MLFMPYALWVAFATYLNLGIVLLN; this is translated from the coding sequence ATCCTGTTCATGCCTTATGCCCTGTGGGTAGCCTTCGCCACCTACCTCAACCTGGGCATAGTGCTTTTGAATTGA